A genomic window from Thunnus maccoyii chromosome 2, fThuMac1.1, whole genome shotgun sequence includes:
- the LOC121912191 gene encoding uncharacterized protein LOC121912191 isoform X1: MNADQSASREHFQLFGPDMTTKEKVILKEEDESQEEEEFEINISDISRHAMVSDLELDELEDSRNEISKVTKKQTTWAVNCFVGWLESQGLQVDLMTVEKTELNGLLRHFYGSVRNSKGELYGIASYIALRAGINRYFKEHPVSQPVCLMRDAEFTSANKVFMGMLKRIRRSGRDITSHHQALSADDIRILRHSRAMDTSTPRGLLNKVWFDVQVYFGRRGKQANRNLRPDSFVIRKDKRGLRYCTLSFGDETKFQNEKDRCSMVEKQGTEFCPITSLLKYLSKLPSNATALYLQPKKELINEMWYSHVPLGVNYLGSMLARMCKEAGTSVIYTNHCIRSTPFHQLCDAGLDRRDIRPVSVHRSESSFRSHQTPSLASSKQWSETLPESDSAGPAGLDLNHEEFFEDVPFLQTASNQNYVPDAVLPPGEPWLHGGPTRAVLSLPSCLCLCGIAGSGISGPGSSGEEQMGEMKVYAKCHLQQGVMFGPYVGEVCRAQMPTNLKYAWAIRDDAAFVYVDASDENKSNWMRYVTYTSSEEEHNLVVFQFYRHIYYRVSQPITEGAELRVWIGKDYATLLGLGMGENVKCEVGDKETVLRLLQDIQLVTLPEPSSSSLWSDHSQSQSPMPVINDVTTMSNPDAVSDSGAISASALTSSPLISFPSPGLHQLEKYDFMPGTEKLLSNPNATHNSPWYFFGFEPDPTGRPLDRSMVVCKLCGERVGCGGGAADIQNHLTSKHHIRPRDINKERSLLTIGQQRSQPVMVNSGLVSTFPLVLSAQVTDAITNFLIMDLQPPALVEGEGFKQLIHTLLPSYKELPSPCQLENLLKEQHTKGKTSLAQLLRRKTGIGENEEISDYTVPIEYEPRRRGRPPSCRREVPHFVTLSVDVWFHNWQGSTERYLTLWAHYIDSNFSFQNLALATQRPTESGVKDYSLRAVEAQVKVMAQEWGISQPNLVLLGGEGRNKMRLGPIKSEKGGEASGSVPHPNSTTFLERDDSVSPEEPHGLELSHSSEGLPSVPCFFSAVQGCIEEVMSHPVISKTLTQFQGVLSTLFLPPALNKGSYQHYAQSLLQGMTKQDHAELKSWAHSRPTWNKLYPLLNTLIKHKSLFCDMIKEIKGEGLSKEDTASESSSSGSCLANSTSNTSSSSIAPLRSEWKVLEELCLVLKPLDVACRTLAKEAFPRLSLIKPILTGLLSRHLVSRPGDSSSTLKEVKRAMRRSLASCYDNPVVNRVLCVACSLDPQFHGLGFMEEKEQTATFDWLKKEAVRIVKEDRRRAQGKSKRSPSPGSPESDSDFLRRSKRLKESRPINFREIEDEDYESDTVEADESESADPGSQGGLSGMEFLLGDLFCSTPRSRQSSVEESVDMEMSVFRADKGASLGVEPLQWWRTKAVQFPLLSTVARAYLAAPAVAGNTAQDFVQEGAGATYRKRANIPPESLDAILFLHHNHMPTSEGGQTAVRNEDKNSVMEKVS; encoded by the exons ATGAATGCAGACCAGAGCGCTTCCCGGGAACATTTTCAATTGTTTGGACCTGATATGACAACTAAAGAGAAGGTCATTctgaaagaagaagatgagtcacaagaagaggaagagttTGAGATCAATATCTCTGACATTTCCAGACACGCAATGGTGTCAGACTTGGAGCTGGATGAACTTGAGGACAGCAGGAATGAAATCAGTAAGGTTAcaaagaaacagacaacatgGGCTGTGAACTGCTTCGTTGGCTGGCTGGAGTCCCAGGGGCTCCAGGTGGACCTGATGACAGTGGAGAAGACTGAGCTAAACGGGTTGCTGAGACACTTTTATGGATCAGTGCGCAACAGCAAAGGTGAGCTGTATGGGATTGCTAGTTACATTGCACTGAGAGCTGGAATTAACCGTTACTTCAAAGAGCATCCTGTCAGCCAGCCTGTGTGCTTGATGAGAGATGCAGAGTTCACCTCAGCCAACAAGGTATTTATGGGAATGCTCAAGAGAATTAGGAGGTCGGGTCGAGACATAACATCACACCATCAAGCACTATCAGCTGATGATATCCGCATCCTCAGACACTCACGTGCCATGGACACCAGCACTCCAAGGGGACTTCTGAACAAGGTCTGGTTCGATGTACAGGTGTATTTTGGCCGCAGAGGCAAGCAGGCCAACAGGAATCTGAGGCCAGATTCATTTGTAATcagaaaagacaagagaggacTGAGATACTGCACTTTATCCTTTGGGGATGAGACAAAGTTTCAGAACGAGAAGGACCGATGTTCTATGGTTGAGAAGCAAGGGACTGAATTCTGTCCCATCACTTCTCTTTTAAAGTACCTCAGCAAGCTCCCATCCAACGCAACCGCCCTTTACTTGCAGCCTAAAAAGGAGCTAATAAATGAAATGTGGTACAGCCACGTCCCCCTAGGAGTCAATTATCTGGGCTCAATGCTGGCTCGCATGTGTAAAGAAGCCGGCACATCAGTCATCTATACCAATCACTGCATCAGAAGCACACCCTTTCACCAGCTGTGTGACGCAGGACTGGACAGGAGAGACATTAGGCCTGTAAGCGTCCACAG GTCTGAAAGCTCCTTTAGAAGTCACCAGACGCCATCCCTCGCGAGTAGTAAGCAGTGGAGCGAGACATTGCCAGAGAGCGATTCAGCTGGCCCAGCAG gtttggATTTAAACCATGAAGAATTTTTTGAGGATGTTCCGTTTCTTCAGACTGCTTCAAACCAGAACTACGTCCCAGATGCTGTGCTGCCGCCTGGTGAGCCGTGGCTCCATGGTGGCCCCACCCGAGCGGTGCTGTCCCTGCCTTCCTGTCTGTGCCTGTGTGGGATTGCTGGGTCTGGAATATCTGGTCCTGGATCTTCCGGTGAGGAGCAGATGGGAGAGATGAAGGTGTACGCCAAGTGTCACCTTCAGCAGGGCGTTATGTTTGGGCCTTATGTAGGAGAAGTGTGCAGAGCACAAATGCCCACCAACCTCAAATATGCCTGGGCT ATCAGGGATGATGCTGCTTTTGTGTACGTTGATGCTTCTGATGAAAACAAATCTAACTGGATGAG ATATGTAACATAcaccagcagtgaggaggaacaCAACCTGGTCGTTTTCCAGTTTTACCGTCACATCTACTACAGGGTCTCCCAGCCCATCACAGAGGGAGCTGAGCTCAGGGTCTGGATTGGCAAGGATTATGCCACCCTGCTGGGCCTCGGGATGG GTGagaatgtgaaatgtgaagttGGAGACAAGGAGACGGTTCTGCGGCTCCTGCAGGACATCCAGTTGGTCACCCTCCCAGAGCCCAGCAGCTCCTCCCTTTGGTCAGaccacagccaatcacagagcccCATGCCTGTCATCAATGACGTGACCACCATGTCAAACCCGGACGCAGTTAGTGATTCAGGGGCAATTTCTGCCTCTGCCCTCACATCCTCCCCCCTCATCTCTTTCCCTTCACCTGGCTTGCATCAGTTGGAAAAGTATGATTTTATGCCTGGAACTGAGAAACTGCTGAGTAACCCGAACGCCACACACAACAGTCCCTGGTACTTCTTTGGGTTTGAGCCGGACCCCACCGGGCGGCCATTGGACCGGAGCATGGTGGTGTGTAAGCTGTGTGGGGAGCGTGTGGGCTGTGGCGGAGGAGCAGCAGATATCCAAAACCATCTGACCAGCAAGCACCACATCAGACCACGTGACATCAACAAGGAACGCAGTCTTCTGACAATAG GTCAACAACGCTCACAGCCGGTGATGGTGAACAGCGGTCTGGTCAGTACATTCCCACTGGTACTTTCTGCTCAAGTGACCGATGCCATCACCAACTTTCTCATCATGGATCTCCAGCCCCCGGCTCTGGTAGAAGGAGAAGGCTTCAAACAACTGATCCACACCCTGCTGCCCTCCTACAAGGAGCTGCCGTCGCCTTGCCAGCTGGAGAACCTCCTAAAAGAACAACACACCAAAGGCAAGACGAGCCTGGCTCAGCTGCTGAGGAGGAAAACTGGGATTGGAGAAAACGAGGAGATATCTGACTACACTGTTCCCATTGAGTATGAGCCCAGGAGACGTGGACGACCTCCCAGCTGTCGGAGAGAGGTTCCTCACTTTGTCACGTTAAGTGTGGATGTTTGGTTCCATAACTGGCAGGGCAGTACTGAGAGGTACCTCACCCTCTGGGCACATTACATAGACTCTAACTTTAGTTTTCAGAACCTTGCCTTGGCAACCCAAAGGCCGACAGAAAGTGGGGTGAAAGACTACAGCCTTCGAGCAGTGGAGGCCCAAGTGAAAGTTATGGCCCAGGAGTGGGGAATCTCCCAGCCCAATCTGGTCTTGctgggaggggagggaaggaaCAAGATGAGACTGGGACCAATAAAAAGCGAGAAAGGCGGAGAGGCTTCAGGAAGCGTCCCTCACCCGAACTCAACAACCTTTCTTGAGAGGGACGATTCAGTGTCACCTGAAGAACCACATGGCTTAGAACTGAGCCATTCAAGTGAAGGTCTGCCATCTGTCCCATGCTTCTTCAGCGCTGTGCAGGGTTGCATTGAGGAAGTAATGTCACACCCTGTCATCTCCAAGACCCTCACCCAATTCCAGGGTGTTCTTTCAACCCTGTTCCTGCCACCTGCTCTAAACAAAGGCTCATATCAGCACTACGCCCAGAGCCTGTTGCAAGGCATGACGAAACAGGACCACGCGGAGCTGAAGTCGTGGGCTCACAGTCGGCCCACCTGGAATAAGCTGTATCCTCTGCTGAACACGCTCATCAAACATAAAAGCCTTTTCTGTGATATgataaaagagataaaaggCGAGGGCTTGTCCAAAGAAGACACTGCTTCAGAGTCCAGTTCATCTGGCAGCTGCCTTGCAAACTCCACCTCCAACACGTCTTCATCAAGCATCGCACCTTTGCGTTCTGAATGGAAGGTTCTGGAGGAGCTGTGTTTGGTCCTCAAACCTCTGGACGTGGCGTGTCGAACCCTCGCCAAGGAGGCCTTCCCCCGTCTGTCCCTCATCAAACCCATTCTCACTGGCCTGCTCTCCCGCCACCTCGTATCCCGGCCGGGAGACTCGTCATCCACCTTGAAGGAGGTGAAGAGGGCGATGAGGCGGAGCTTGGCGAGCTGTTACGACAACCCTGTTGTCAACAGGGTTCTCTGTGTGGCCTGTTCCCTCGACCCCCAGTTCCACGGGCTGGGATTCATGGAGGAGAAG GAGCAGACAGCGACTTTTGATTGGCTGAAGAAAGAGGCTGTCAGGATAGTgaaggaggacaggaggagagctCAGGGTAAGAGCAAGAGGAGCCCCTCCCCTGGGTCACCAGAGTCAGATAGTGACTTCTTGAGGAGAAGCAAACGGCTCAAAGAATCCCGCCCAATCAACTTCAGAGAGATCGAAGATGAAGACTATGAGAGCGACACAGTAGAGGCAGATGAGAGCGAGTCTGCAGATCCAGGCTCACAGGGTGGACTCTCTGGTATGGAGTTCCTCCTGGGAGACCTGTTCTGCTCCACCCCTCGGAGCAGGCAGAGCTCCGTGGAGGAGTCTGTGGACATGGAGATGTCTGTCTTCAGAGCTGACAAGGGAGCTTCGCTGGGAGTGGAGCCCCTGCAGTGGTGGAGGACAAAGGCAGTGCAGTTCCCTCTGCTGTCCACGGTGGCACGAGCGTACCTGGCTGCCCCGGCGGTGGCAGGTAACACCGCACAAGACTTTGTACAGGAAGGAGCGGGAGCCACATACAGGAAGAGAGCCAACATTCCACCAGAAAGTTTGGACGCAATCCTGTTTCTGCACCACAACCACATGCCCACCAGTGAGGGTGGGCAAACAGCAGTTAGGAATGAAGACAAGAACAGTGTGATGGAGAAGGTCTCATAA
- the slc43a3a gene encoding solute carrier family 43 member 3a isoform X2, with product MQGNEDGTRLRYRLTLASGMLECLCFAGVVFGYASLVFVLKEEDYFSKLCVSVQDINGTLTGKDCSHQDEQFSLVFTIASFLNNFLNIVNGYLFDRCGTMVTRLLGISLYTTGTLLVAFSSATFSELLFPALSCIAVGGILLLLTNMQVGNLFAAHRSTIITLYNGAFDSSSAVFLIIKVLYEQGVSLHSSFFVLSFCSIIHLLRTFLLMPRAHIPYPLPQYYTYGLNCGKANTYNVEQFERMRDGGMTVSQESNGRDNTPPAPEDGTAAQDSEKVASFRSCVLSWFFLWHVLWLSIMQLRHYLFIGTLNPMLNRLANDDPNLVSQYTNAFAMTQLCGVLCAPWNGLIMDRHKGKPLAPGETEQEADLRSSCLSLFLTSLQCLLFSVCASVPVLPLQYLTFVLQVLNRSFLYGGNAAFISIAFPACHFGKLFGVVMSVSAVISLLQYPCFALVRGALGGDPFFVDIALTILTLLVFIHPIYIFTHCRKLARHREDNTQNVSYSSRLSEAKL from the exons ATGCAGGGGAACGAGGATGGTACGAGGCTGCGCTACAGGCTGACTCTGGCCTCTGGGATGCTGGAGTGTCTGTGTTTTGCCGGCGTGGTGTTTGGTTACGCCTCCCTGGTGTTTGTGCTGAAGGAGGAAGACTACTTCAGTAAGCTATGTGTCAGTGTTCAGGATATCAACGGCACACTGACCGGTAAAG ACTGTAGCCATCAGGATGAGCAGTTCTCTCTGGTCTTCACCATCGCATCATTCCTCAACAACTTCCTGAATATAGTCAATGGCTACCTGTTTGATCGCTGTGGCACCATGGTGACCAGGCTGCTGGGAAT ATCTCTGTACACCACTGGAACCCTTCTTGTGGCCTTCTCTAGTGCAA CATTTTCAGAGCTGCTTTTCCCTGCCTTGTCCTGCATTGCTGTGGGAGGAATTCTGCTCCTTCTAACTAACATGCAG GTGGGCAACCTGTTTGCTGCTCATCGCTCCACCATCATCACCCTCTACAACGGTGCCTTTGACTCATCCTCAGCTGTGTTTCTCATCATCAAG GTTCTGTATGAACAAGGAGTCTCTCTGCACTCCTCcttctttgttttgtccttCTGCAGTATCATACACCTTCTGCGGACCTTCCTGTTGATGCCCAGAGCCCACATCCCCTACCCTCTACCCCAATACTACACCTATGG ATTGAACTGTGGAAAGGCGAACACTTACAATGTGGAGCAGTTTGAGAGGATGAGGGATGGCGGGATGACTGTTTCACAGGAGTCAAATGGGAGGGACAACACACCACCAGCACCTGAGGATGGAACAGCAGCACAAGACTCAGAAAAAG TGGCGAGTTTCCGGAGCTGTGTGCTGTCCTGGTTCTTTCTGTGGCACGTGCTGTGGTTATCCATCATGCAGCTGAGACACTACCTCTTCATCGGCACGCTCAATCCCATGCTCAACCGACTGGCCAACGATGACCCCAACCTGG TAAGTCAGTACACCAATGCTTTTGCCATGACTCAGCTGTGTGGAGTACTGTGTGCTCCTTGGAATGGACTCATCATGGACAGACACAAGGGGAAGCCTCTAGCTCCTG GAGAAACAGAGCAGGAGGCAGACCTGCGctcctcctgtctctccctATTTCTGACCTCTCTGCAGTGCCTGCTGTTCTCTGTGTGCGCCTCCGTTCCTGTCCTCCCACTGCAGTACCTCACTTTTGTTCTACAAGTCCTCAATCGTTCCTTCCTGTATGGGGGAAATGCAGCCTTCATTAGCATCGC ttttccAGCCTGTCACTTTGGGAAGCTGTTCGGCGTGGTGATGTCCGTATCTGCTGTCATCTCTCTGCTGCAGTACCCCTGCTTCGCTCTGGTCAGAGGAGCTCTGGGTGGAGACCCCTTTTTT GTGGACATTGCTCTGACTATCCTTACTCTGCTGGTGTTTATCCATCCAATCTACATCTTCACTCACTGTAGGAAATTAGCCCGCCACAGAGAGGACAACACGCAGAATGTCTCCTATAGCTCCAGACTGTCTGAAGCCAAGTTGTAG
- the slc43a3a gene encoding solute carrier family 43 member 3a isoform X1, with amino-acid sequence MQGNEDGTRLRYRLTLASGMLECLCFAGVVFGYASLVFVLKEEDYFSKLCVSVQDINGTLTGKDCSHQDEQFSLVFTIASFLNNFLNIVNGYLFDRCGTMVTRLLGISLYTTGTLLVAFSSATFSELLFPALSCIAVGGILLLLTNMQVGNLFAAHRSTIITLYNGAFDSSSAVFLIIKVLYEQGVSLHSSFFVLSFCSIIHLLRTFLLMPRAHIPYPLPQYYTYGLNCGKANTYNVEQFERMRDGGMTVSQESNGRDNTPPAPEDGTAAQDSEKVASFRSCVLSWFFLWHVLWLSIMQLRHYLFIGTLNPMLNRLANDDPNLVSQYTNAFAMTQLCGVLCAPWNGLIMDRHKGKPLAPGKSVTSVITACVCVYVQQNNFTHSLNIFPCVGETEQEADLRSSCLSLFLTSLQCLLFSVCASVPVLPLQYLTFVLQVLNRSFLYGGNAAFISIAFPACHFGKLFGVVMSVSAVISLLQYPCFALVRGALGGDPFFVDIALTILTLLVFIHPIYIFTHCRKLARHREDNTQNVSYSSRLSEAKL; translated from the exons ATGCAGGGGAACGAGGATGGTACGAGGCTGCGCTACAGGCTGACTCTGGCCTCTGGGATGCTGGAGTGTCTGTGTTTTGCCGGCGTGGTGTTTGGTTACGCCTCCCTGGTGTTTGTGCTGAAGGAGGAAGACTACTTCAGTAAGCTATGTGTCAGTGTTCAGGATATCAACGGCACACTGACCGGTAAAG ACTGTAGCCATCAGGATGAGCAGTTCTCTCTGGTCTTCACCATCGCATCATTCCTCAACAACTTCCTGAATATAGTCAATGGCTACCTGTTTGATCGCTGTGGCACCATGGTGACCAGGCTGCTGGGAAT ATCTCTGTACACCACTGGAACCCTTCTTGTGGCCTTCTCTAGTGCAA CATTTTCAGAGCTGCTTTTCCCTGCCTTGTCCTGCATTGCTGTGGGAGGAATTCTGCTCCTTCTAACTAACATGCAG GTGGGCAACCTGTTTGCTGCTCATCGCTCCACCATCATCACCCTCTACAACGGTGCCTTTGACTCATCCTCAGCTGTGTTTCTCATCATCAAG GTTCTGTATGAACAAGGAGTCTCTCTGCACTCCTCcttctttgttttgtccttCTGCAGTATCATACACCTTCTGCGGACCTTCCTGTTGATGCCCAGAGCCCACATCCCCTACCCTCTACCCCAATACTACACCTATGG ATTGAACTGTGGAAAGGCGAACACTTACAATGTGGAGCAGTTTGAGAGGATGAGGGATGGCGGGATGACTGTTTCACAGGAGTCAAATGGGAGGGACAACACACCACCAGCACCTGAGGATGGAACAGCAGCACAAGACTCAGAAAAAG TGGCGAGTTTCCGGAGCTGTGTGCTGTCCTGGTTCTTTCTGTGGCACGTGCTGTGGTTATCCATCATGCAGCTGAGACACTACCTCTTCATCGGCACGCTCAATCCCATGCTCAACCGACTGGCCAACGATGACCCCAACCTGG TAAGTCAGTACACCAATGCTTTTGCCATGACTCAGCTGTGTGGAGTACTGTGTGCTCCTTGGAATGGACTCATCATGGACAGACACAAGGGGAAGCCTCTAGCTCCTGGTAAATCAGTGACCAGTGTTataactgcatgtgtgtgtgtgtatgtgcaacaGAACAACTTTACTCATTCCTTAAACATTTTCCCTTGTGTAGGAGAAACAGAGCAGGAGGCAGACCTGCGctcctcctgtctctccctATTTCTGACCTCTCTGCAGTGCCTGCTGTTCTCTGTGTGCGCCTCCGTTCCTGTCCTCCCACTGCAGTACCTCACTTTTGTTCTACAAGTCCTCAATCGTTCCTTCCTGTATGGGGGAAATGCAGCCTTCATTAGCATCGC ttttccAGCCTGTCACTTTGGGAAGCTGTTCGGCGTGGTGATGTCCGTATCTGCTGTCATCTCTCTGCTGCAGTACCCCTGCTTCGCTCTGGTCAGAGGAGCTCTGGGTGGAGACCCCTTTTTT GTGGACATTGCTCTGACTATCCTTACTCTGCTGGTGTTTATCCATCCAATCTACATCTTCACTCACTGTAGGAAATTAGCCCGCCACAGAGAGGACAACACGCAGAATGTCTCCTATAGCTCCAGACTGTCTGAAGCCAAGTTGTAG
- the LOC121905948 gene encoding solute carrier family 43 member 3-like: MSVASIANTLLRFPIGYVFDRCGTTATRLIAISLYTTGTLFITLSNAETSVLLYPALSCLITAGSTLHTTNVQVGNLFDSYRSTIITIYNGAFDSSAAVFLIIKLLHERGVSLHSSFLFLTLCSIFLILRTFFLMPTGHIPYLLPEIYTYGVSCPGQRKGRGEGEEKRVKEEEEIKGNKKDEREKDENIQHQPKQEEAASFRSCVLSWLFLWHVVWVVTILFSHFMFLASLNPTLTRLAKDNQTLVSHYTNAFAFMQLCGMLFAPVNGLIMDRHKHRPLVPGETKREADLHSSFLALFLTSLQCFLFCVCFTCPVLPLQYLTFILQVVNSAFFYGGHQAFISIAFPMSHFGKMSGMAMSLSALALLLQFPVLHLIQHQLNGDPLYVNVGVTLVSLLTFIHPIHVSLHCRKLSKQRRTTQKVNEQGLARCLM; encoded by the exons ATGTCTGTCGCCTCCATTGCCAACACATTACTACGCTTCCCCATCGGATATGTCTTTGACCGCTGTGGAACCACAGCAACAAGGCTAATAGCTAT ATCTCTGTACACCACTGGTACACTGTTCATCACGCTGTCAAACGCAG agacatcagTCTTGCTGTACCCTGCTTTGTCATGTCTTATTACTGCTGGATCAACCCTCCACACCACCAATGTTCAG GTTGGGAACCTGTTTGACTCTTATCGttccaccatcatcaccatctaCAACGGGGCCTTTGACTCATCTGCTGCTGTCTTTTTAATCATAAAG TTGCTGCATGAAAGAGGAGTGTCTCTGCACtcatctttcctcttcctcaccttgTGTAGCATATTCCTGATACTCCGCACCTTCTTCCTGATGCCCACAGGACATATCCCCtacctgctgccagaaatataCACTTACGG GGTAAGCTGCCCTGGCCAGAggaaagggagaggagaaggagaggagaagagagtcaaggaggaagaagaaataaagggaaataaaaaggatgagagagagaaagatgagaacaTACAGCATCAGCCCAAGCAAGAAGAAG CAGCTAGTTTCCGGAGCTGTGTGCTGTCCTGGCTCTTCCTGTGGCACGTGGTGTGGGTGGTCACCATCCTCTTCAGTCACTTCATGTTCTTAGCTTCTCTCAACCCCACACTCACCCGGCTGGCCAAGGACAACCAAACCTTGG TGAGTCACTACACCAATGCATTTGCCTTCATGCAGCTGTGTGGAATGCTATTTGCTCCCGTAAACGGCCTCATCATGGACAGACACAAGCACAGGCCTCTAGTTCCTG GGGAAACCAAGAGGGAGGCAGACCTGCACTCGTCCTTTCTCGCCCTCTTCCTGACCTctctgcagtgtttcctcttctgtgtgtgtttcacctGTCCTGTTCTCCCTCTGCAGTACCTCACCTTCATCCTGCAGGTTGTCAACAGCGCCTTCTTTTACGGAGGCCATCAAGCCTTCATCAGTATTGC CTTCCCAATGTCTCATTTTGGGAAGATGtcagggatggcaatgtcattATCAGCTCTGGCACTGCTTCTCCAGTTTCCAGTCTTACACCTCATCCAGCACCAACTGAATGGTGATCCTCTCTAT GTAAATGTGGGTGTCACATTGGTGTCACTGCTCACCTTTATTCACCCAATCCATGTCAGCCTCCACTGCAGAAAGCTGTCCAAACAGAGAAGGACTACACAGAAAGTCAATGAACAAGGGTTGGCAAGATGCTTAATGTAA
- the LOC121885369 gene encoding natural killer cells antigen CD94-like has translation MSEHIYDNDSGESEQMGEIVLNAAGENDEAEERIVIIYDSADNLGGHNSSLNTGRAVNQSTPDQQPGWTSFRAVAMCLGLLCILLLAAIIGVGLHCRFTQQTHNTIWAERRKKTLVELSHFCRDGCKSFNNSFYYISSKTKNWEESRQDCKDRGADLVIINSKEEQAFISSYYYHWIGLNDREEEGTWKWVDGSVLNSTGNIRMSLV, from the exons ATGTCTGAGCATATTTACGACAATGACTCTGGTGAAAGTGAGCAAATGGGAGAAATAGTGTTAAATGCAGCTGGAGAGAATgatgaggcagaggagaggataGTGATTATCTATGACAGCGCAGACAACCTCGGGGGTCACAACTCCAGTTTAAATACAGGAAGAGCTGTAAATCAGAGCACACCGGACCAGCAGCCAG GCTGGACTTCCTTCAGGGCTGTGGCTATGTGCCTGGGTCTGCTCTGTATTCTCCTCCTGGCTGCCATTATAGGTGTTGGACTCCACT GCAGAttcacacagcagacacacaacacaatctgggctgaaaggagaaagaagacTTTAGTTGAGCTCA GTCATTTCTGTAGGGATGGGTGTAAGTCATTCAACAACAGTTTTTACTACATTTCCTCTAAAACAAAGAACTGGGAGGAGAGCAGACAGGACTGCAAAGACAGAGGAGCAGATCTAGTCATCATAAACAGCAAAGAAGAACAG GCATTTATCAGTTCATACTATTACCACTGGATTGGTTTGAatgacagagaagaggagggaacATGGAAATGGGTGGATGGTTCAGTTTTGAACAGCACAGG TAATATCAGGATGTCACTTGTTTAA